In Ctenopharyngodon idella isolate HZGC_01 chromosome 2, HZGC01, whole genome shotgun sequence, the following are encoded in one genomic region:
- the cactin gene encoding LOW QUALITY PROTEIN: splicing factor Cactin (The sequence of the model RefSeq protein was modified relative to this genomic sequence to represent the inferred CDS: deleted 1 base in 1 codon), which yields MGSKKHRRSRSRSLSRERSSRHVRSSEDRHGRNRSPVKGSRRRSRSDSGGSRSSGASAGPSRHRGRESGHSSDSDRYQRDRRVRSHGRSKDRDSSSGDNHSDHKKHKMKKKHKDEKGRRRMSRSLSRSSSDSSVERERERRRRQSRSPSRERWRQKSKEKERDRRRRSESRSSCSSTSSADSDRGGKTAEGPSAKEEMKKKREMMKALETPEEKRARRLAKKEAKERKKREKMGWSEEYMGYTNADNPFGDNNLLGTFKWQKALEKKGIGHLSEKNLKERNKRIQEENRRELQKVKQLRLEREREKSMREQELEMLQREKEAEHFKTWAEQEDNFHLHQAKLRSKIRIRDGRAKPIDLLAKYISAEDDDLSVEMHEPYTFLNGLTVTDMEDLLEDIKVYMELEQGKNVDFWRDMTTITEDEISKLRKLETSGKGPGDRREGINTSVSTDVQSVFKGKTYSQLQALYMNIENKIQAGGSNLDIGYWESLLQQVRVYMARARLRERHQDVLRQKLYKLKQEQGVESEPLFPIIKEEPENERPISPREAESADEEAGSSQQGANLEKQEGRRTKGKDGEEGERSGRSSPEERKGGEGDGEEGEKDEAAEAVLTEEDLIQQSQAEYDSGRYSPTLLQPSELPLDTHIINVEEDLQRLLLARRQLQVTGDANESAEDAFVRRAKEGMSGDEAQFSVEMPLTGKMYLWADKYRPRKPRFFNRVHTGFEWNKYNQTHYDFDNPPPKIVQGYKFNIFYPDLIDKRSTPQYFLEPCPDNKDFGILRFHAGPPYEDIAFKIVNREWEYSHRHGFRCQFANGIFQLWFHFKRYRYRR from the exons ATGGGATCGAAGAAGCATCGTAGGAGCCGATCGCGGTCCCTCTCTCGAGAAAGATCCAGCAGACATGTCCGCTCGTCAGAGGACAGACACGGTCGGAACCGTTCACCTGTGAAGGGTTCTCGCAGACGAAGCCGGTCTGACAGCGGCGGCTCTAGGAGCAGCGGAGCTTCCGCAGGCCCGAGCCGACACAGAGGCAGAGAGTCCGGCCACTCCAGCGACTCTGACCGCTATCAGAGAGACAGAAGAGTACGATCACACGGAAGATCAAAAGACAGAGACAG CTCTTCAGGTGATAATCACAGTGATCATAAGAAACATAAGATGAAGAAGAAACACAAGGATGAGAAGGGCAGGAGGAGGATGAGTAGAAGCTTGTCACGCTCCAGCTCAGATTCCAGCGTGGAGCGCgaaagagagaggaggagacGACAGAGCAGGAGCCCCAGCCGGGAGAGATGGAGGCAAAAGAGTAAAGAGAAGGAACGAGATAGACGTAGACGCTCCGAATCCAGATCCTCGTGTTCCTCTACCTCCTCCGCCGACTCCGATCGGGGGGGCAAGACGGCAGAGGGTCCCTCTGCCAAAGAAGAGATGAAGAAAAAGAGGGAGATGATGAAAGCGCTGGAGACCCCGGAGGAGAAGAGAGCCAGGCGTCTGGCCAAGAAAGAGGCCAAAGAGCggaagaagagagagaagaTGGGCTGGAGTGAAGAGTACATGGGCTACACCAACGCTGACAATCCGTTTGGAGATAACAACCTGCTCGGCACGTTCAAATGGCAGAAG GCTCTGGAGAAGAAAGGGATCGGGCACTTGTCAGAAAAGAATCTGAAGGAGAGAAATAAACGCATCCAGGAGGAAAACCGCAGGGAACTACAGAAG GTGAAGCAGCTGCGTCTGGAGCGAGAGCGGGAGAAATCCATGCGTGAACAGGAGCTGGAGATGCTGCAGAGGGAGAAAGAGGCGGAGCATTTCAAAACTTGGGCGGAACAGGAGGACAACTTTCATCTGCACCAGGCCAAACTGAG GTCTAAGATTCGCATCCGTGACGGCCGAGCG AAACCCATCGACCTGTTGGCTAAATACATCAGCGCTGAAGATGATGATCTGTCGGTGGAGATGCATGAGCCATACACATTCCTCAACGGACTCACCGTCACAGACATGGAGGACCTGCTGGAGGACATCAAG GTGTACATGGAGCTGGAACAGGGCAAGAACGTGGATTTCTGGAGGGACATGACCACCATTACTGAAGATGAAATCAGCAAACTGCGCAAACTGGAGACATCAGGGAAAGGACCAG GTGACCGTCGTGAGGGTATAAACACATCCGTCAGCACAGACGTGCAGAGCGTGTTTAAAGGGAAGACTTACAGTCAGCTTCAGGCTCTTTATATGAACATCGAGAATAAGATCCAGGCCGGAGGCTCCAACCTGGACATCGGCTACTGGGAGAGTCTCCTGCAGCAGGTGCGGGTCTACATGGCACGAGCCAG GCTGAGAGAGCGCCATCAGGACGTCCTGCGGCAGAAGTTGTATAAACTCAAGCAGGAACAGGGTGTGGAGAGTGAACCGCTGTTCCCCATCATCAAAGAGGAGCCAGAGAATGAGCGGCCCAT TAGCCCTAGAGAGGCGGAGTCTGCAGACGAGGAGGCGGGCAGCTCTCAGCAAGGTGCCAACTTGGAGAAACAGGAAGGGAGACGGACCAAAGGAAAGGATGGAGAAGAGGGTGAGCGGTCTGGAAGGAGCAGTCCTGAGGAGAGGAAGGGTGGAGAGGGAGATGGAGAGGAGGGAGAGAAAGATGAAGCAGCGGAGGCCGTGTTAACAGAGGAGGATTTGATCCAGCAGAGTCAGGCAGAGTACGACTCCGGCCGCTACAGTCCCACCCTCCTGCAGCCCTCCGAGTTACCGCTGGACACGCACATCATCAACGTGGAGGAGGACCTGCAGAGACTCCTGCTGGCCCGGAGACAGCTGCAGGTGACAG GTGATGCAAATGAAAGTGCGGAGGATGCATTTGTGCGTCGCGCTAAAGAGGGAATGAGCGGCGACGAGGCCCAGTTCAGTGTCGAAATGCCTTTGACTGGAAAAATGTACCTGTGGGCCGACAAATACCGCCCGCGCAAGCCCCGCTTCTTCAACCGCGTTCACACCGGCTTCGAGTGGAACAAATACAACCAGACGCATTACGACTTCGACAATCCGCCGCCCAAGATCGTCCAGGGCTACAAGTTCAACATCTTCTACCCCGATCTCATCGACAAACGCTCAACTCCACAGTACTTCCTCGAGCCCTGTCCTGACAACAAAGACTTTGGAATTCTGCGCTTCCATGCCGGACCACCATACGAGGACATCGCCTTCAAGATCGTGAACCGTGAATGGGAGTATTCCCATCGCCATGGCTTCCGCTGCCAGTTTGCCAATGGAATCTTTCAGCTGTGGTTCCACTTTAAGCGGTACCGCTACAGACGGTGA